One genomic segment of Coffea arabica cultivar ET-39 chromosome 6e, Coffea Arabica ET-39 HiFi, whole genome shotgun sequence includes these proteins:
- the LOC140009481 gene encoding 3-oxoacyl-[acyl-carrier-protein] synthase II, chloroplastic-like isoform X2 → MASSVVCSWLMAACMSVACENDSKTTISMMSSDPSLSSRFTKWAARKRRRAVPISPKCAAGPPQFSRIRNLMSSCLAFEPCPDFCRNSSSSFPSLALSSSPFLSGGDNGALALGHGRRNKLNQPVHSVAIAVQPTMEAAPKKKPPTKQRRVVVTGMGVETPLGDNPDVFYTNLLQGVSGISEIEAFDCSNFPTRIAGEIKSFTTDGWVAPKLSKRMDKFMLYMLTAGKKALADGGITEDIMDELDKTKCGVLIGSAMGGMQVFNDAIEALRISYKKMNPFCVPFATTNMGSAMLAMDLGWMGPNYSISTACATSNFCILNAANHIIRGEADMMLCGGSDAAIIPIGLGGFVACRALSQRNSDPSKASRPWDSNRDGFVMGEGAGVLLLEELEHAKGRGANIYAEFLGGSFTCDAYHMTEPHPQGTGVILCIEKALSQSGVSRGDVNYINAHATSTPAGDLKEYQALVHCFGENRELRVNSTKSMIGHLLGAAGGVEAVATVQAIRTGWVHPNINLENPDDDVDTKLLVGPEKERLHIKIALSNSFGFGGHNSSILFAPYK, encoded by the exons ATGGCTTCATCCGTGGTGTGTTCATGGCTGATGGCGGCATGCATGTCAGTTGCTTGTGAAAATGACTCCAAGACGACCATTTCGATGATGAGCTCCGACCCATCTCTGTCCTCGCGATTTACCAAATGGGCTGCTCGTAAAAGGAGGAGGGCTGTTCCTATTTCGCCCAAATGTGCAGCTGGCCCCCCTCAATTTTCTAGAATTCGTAATCTTATGAGTTCTTGTTTGGCCTTTGAGCCCTGCCCTGACTTTTGCAGGAAtagttcttcttcttttccttccttaGCCCTTTCTTCTTCCCCTTTCTTATCTGGTGGTGATAACGGAGCTCTTGCTCTCGGTCATGGCAGGCGCAATAAGCTCAATCAACCTGTCCATTCTG TAGCCATAGCAGTGCAGCCTACTATGGAAGCTGCTCCAAAGAAGAAACCTCCCACCAAGCAAAGGAGAGTGGTTGTGACAGGAATGGGTGTAGAGACTCCTCTTGGTGATAATCCAGATGTATTTTACACTAATTTGCTTCAAGGTGTTAGTGGCATAAGTGAGATAGAGGCTTTTGATTGTTCCAATTTCCCTACA AGAATTGCTGGGGAGATCAAATCTTTCACAACAGATGGTTGGGTTGCGCCTAAACTTTCTAAAAGAATGGATAAGTTCATGCTTTACATGCTGACTGCAGGGAAGAAGGCATTGGCTGATGGTGGAATTACTGAAGATATTATGGATGAACTGGACAAAACTAAGTGTGGGGTGTTGATTGGCTCAGCTATGGGTGGGATGCAg GTTTTCAATGATGCAATTGAAGCTTTACGGATCTCATACAAGAAGATGAATCCTTTTTGCGTACCTTTTGCAACCACAAACATGGGTTCTGCCATGCTGGCCATGGATTTG GGATGGATGGGTCCAAACTATTCGATATCTACTGCCTGTGCTACAAGCAACTTTTGCATATTGAATGCAGCTAATCACATCATTAGAGGAGAAGCT GATATGATGCTTTGTGGAGGCTCAGATGCTGCCATCATACCCATTG GATTGGGCGGTTTTGTCGCATGTAGAGCACTTTCTCAAAGAAACAGTGACCCAAGTAAAGCTTCACGCCCTTGGGACAGT AATCGTGATGGATTTGTTATGGGAGAAGGAGCTGGAGTTCTACTTCTGGAAGAACTTGAACATGCCAAG GGAAGAGGTGCAAATATTTATGCAGAGTTTTTGGGTGGAAGCTTTACTTGTGACGCTTATCACATGACAGAGCCACATCCACAAG GAACTGGTGTCATCCTGTGCATAGAGAAGGCTTTGTCTCAGTCTGGGGTGTCTAGGGGAGATGTAAACTATATTAACGCACATGCTACATCCACACCCGCAGGAGACCTTAAGGAATATCAAGCTCTTGTTCATTGTTTTGGCGAGAACCGAGAG TTACGTGTGAACTCTACAAAATCCATGATTGGCCATCTGCTAGGAGCAGCTGGGGGTGTTGAAGCTGTTGCTACCGTTCAG GCTATAAGGACAGGATGGgttcatccaaacatcaatcTTGAAAACCCAGATGATGACGTG GACACTAAACTGTTGGTTGGCCCGGAGAAAGAACGACTTCATATTAAAATAGCTTTGTCCAACTCGTTTGGATTTGGTGGGCACAACTCTTCAATATTGTTCGCTCCATACAAGTGA
- the LOC140009481 gene encoding 3-oxoacyl-[acyl-carrier-protein] synthase II, chloroplastic-like isoform X1, which produces MASSVVCSWLMAACMSVACENDSKTTISMMSSDPSLSSRFTKWAARKRRRAVPISPKCAAGPPQFSRIRNLMSSCLAFEPCPDFCRNSSSSFPSLALSSSPFLSGGDNGALALGHGRRNKLNQPVHSGKAVAIAVQPTMEAAPKKKPPTKQRRVVVTGMGVETPLGDNPDVFYTNLLQGVSGISEIEAFDCSNFPTRIAGEIKSFTTDGWVAPKLSKRMDKFMLYMLTAGKKALADGGITEDIMDELDKTKCGVLIGSAMGGMQVFNDAIEALRISYKKMNPFCVPFATTNMGSAMLAMDLGWMGPNYSISTACATSNFCILNAANHIIRGEADMMLCGGSDAAIIPIGLGGFVACRALSQRNSDPSKASRPWDSNRDGFVMGEGAGVLLLEELEHAKGRGANIYAEFLGGSFTCDAYHMTEPHPQGTGVILCIEKALSQSGVSRGDVNYINAHATSTPAGDLKEYQALVHCFGENRELRVNSTKSMIGHLLGAAGGVEAVATVQAIRTGWVHPNINLENPDDDVDTKLLVGPEKERLHIKIALSNSFGFGGHNSSILFAPYK; this is translated from the exons ATGGCTTCATCCGTGGTGTGTTCATGGCTGATGGCGGCATGCATGTCAGTTGCTTGTGAAAATGACTCCAAGACGACCATTTCGATGATGAGCTCCGACCCATCTCTGTCCTCGCGATTTACCAAATGGGCTGCTCGTAAAAGGAGGAGGGCTGTTCCTATTTCGCCCAAATGTGCAGCTGGCCCCCCTCAATTTTCTAGAATTCGTAATCTTATGAGTTCTTGTTTGGCCTTTGAGCCCTGCCCTGACTTTTGCAGGAAtagttcttcttcttttccttccttaGCCCTTTCTTCTTCCCCTTTCTTATCTGGTGGTGATAACGGAGCTCTTGCTCTCGGTCATGGCAGGCGCAATAAGCTCAATCAACCTGTCCATTCTG GGAAAGCAGTAGCCATAGCAGTGCAGCCTACTATGGAAGCTGCTCCAAAGAAGAAACCTCCCACCAAGCAAAGGAGAGTGGTTGTGACAGGAATGGGTGTAGAGACTCCTCTTGGTGATAATCCAGATGTATTTTACACTAATTTGCTTCAAGGTGTTAGTGGCATAAGTGAGATAGAGGCTTTTGATTGTTCCAATTTCCCTACA AGAATTGCTGGGGAGATCAAATCTTTCACAACAGATGGTTGGGTTGCGCCTAAACTTTCTAAAAGAATGGATAAGTTCATGCTTTACATGCTGACTGCAGGGAAGAAGGCATTGGCTGATGGTGGAATTACTGAAGATATTATGGATGAACTGGACAAAACTAAGTGTGGGGTGTTGATTGGCTCAGCTATGGGTGGGATGCAg GTTTTCAATGATGCAATTGAAGCTTTACGGATCTCATACAAGAAGATGAATCCTTTTTGCGTACCTTTTGCAACCACAAACATGGGTTCTGCCATGCTGGCCATGGATTTG GGATGGATGGGTCCAAACTATTCGATATCTACTGCCTGTGCTACAAGCAACTTTTGCATATTGAATGCAGCTAATCACATCATTAGAGGAGAAGCT GATATGATGCTTTGTGGAGGCTCAGATGCTGCCATCATACCCATTG GATTGGGCGGTTTTGTCGCATGTAGAGCACTTTCTCAAAGAAACAGTGACCCAAGTAAAGCTTCACGCCCTTGGGACAGT AATCGTGATGGATTTGTTATGGGAGAAGGAGCTGGAGTTCTACTTCTGGAAGAACTTGAACATGCCAAG GGAAGAGGTGCAAATATTTATGCAGAGTTTTTGGGTGGAAGCTTTACTTGTGACGCTTATCACATGACAGAGCCACATCCACAAG GAACTGGTGTCATCCTGTGCATAGAGAAGGCTTTGTCTCAGTCTGGGGTGTCTAGGGGAGATGTAAACTATATTAACGCACATGCTACATCCACACCCGCAGGAGACCTTAAGGAATATCAAGCTCTTGTTCATTGTTTTGGCGAGAACCGAGAG TTACGTGTGAACTCTACAAAATCCATGATTGGCCATCTGCTAGGAGCAGCTGGGGGTGTTGAAGCTGTTGCTACCGTTCAG GCTATAAGGACAGGATGGgttcatccaaacatcaatcTTGAAAACCCAGATGATGACGTG GACACTAAACTGTTGGTTGGCCCGGAGAAAGAACGACTTCATATTAAAATAGCTTTGTCCAACTCGTTTGGATTTGGTGGGCACAACTCTTCAATATTGTTCGCTCCATACAAGTGA
- the LOC140009481 gene encoding 3-oxoacyl-[acyl-carrier-protein] synthase II, chloroplastic-like isoform X3, with translation MASSVVCSWLMAACMSVACENDSKTTISMMSSDPSLSSRFTKWAARKRRRAVPISPKCAAGPPQFSRIRNLMSSCLAFEPCPDFCRNSSSSFPSLALSSSPFLSGGDNGALALGHGRRNKLNQPVHSGKAVAIAVQPTMEAAPKKKPPTKQRRVVVTGMGVETPLGDNPDVFYTNLLQGVSGISEIEAFDCSNFPTRIAGEIKSFTTDGWVAPKLSKRMDKFMLYMLTAGKKALADGGITEDIMDELDKTKCGVLIGSAMGGMQVFNDAIEALRISYKKMNPFCVPFATTNMGSAMLAMDLDMMLCGGSDAAIIPIGLGGFVACRALSQRNSDPSKASRPWDSNRDGFVMGEGAGVLLLEELEHAKGRGANIYAEFLGGSFTCDAYHMTEPHPQGTGVILCIEKALSQSGVSRGDVNYINAHATSTPAGDLKEYQALVHCFGENRELRVNSTKSMIGHLLGAAGGVEAVATVQAIRTGWVHPNINLENPDDDVDTKLLVGPEKERLHIKIALSNSFGFGGHNSSILFAPYK, from the exons ATGGCTTCATCCGTGGTGTGTTCATGGCTGATGGCGGCATGCATGTCAGTTGCTTGTGAAAATGACTCCAAGACGACCATTTCGATGATGAGCTCCGACCCATCTCTGTCCTCGCGATTTACCAAATGGGCTGCTCGTAAAAGGAGGAGGGCTGTTCCTATTTCGCCCAAATGTGCAGCTGGCCCCCCTCAATTTTCTAGAATTCGTAATCTTATGAGTTCTTGTTTGGCCTTTGAGCCCTGCCCTGACTTTTGCAGGAAtagttcttcttcttttccttccttaGCCCTTTCTTCTTCCCCTTTCTTATCTGGTGGTGATAACGGAGCTCTTGCTCTCGGTCATGGCAGGCGCAATAAGCTCAATCAACCTGTCCATTCTG GGAAAGCAGTAGCCATAGCAGTGCAGCCTACTATGGAAGCTGCTCCAAAGAAGAAACCTCCCACCAAGCAAAGGAGAGTGGTTGTGACAGGAATGGGTGTAGAGACTCCTCTTGGTGATAATCCAGATGTATTTTACACTAATTTGCTTCAAGGTGTTAGTGGCATAAGTGAGATAGAGGCTTTTGATTGTTCCAATTTCCCTACA AGAATTGCTGGGGAGATCAAATCTTTCACAACAGATGGTTGGGTTGCGCCTAAACTTTCTAAAAGAATGGATAAGTTCATGCTTTACATGCTGACTGCAGGGAAGAAGGCATTGGCTGATGGTGGAATTACTGAAGATATTATGGATGAACTGGACAAAACTAAGTGTGGGGTGTTGATTGGCTCAGCTATGGGTGGGATGCAg GTTTTCAATGATGCAATTGAAGCTTTACGGATCTCATACAAGAAGATGAATCCTTTTTGCGTACCTTTTGCAACCACAAACATGGGTTCTGCCATGCTGGCCATGGATTTG GATATGATGCTTTGTGGAGGCTCAGATGCTGCCATCATACCCATTG GATTGGGCGGTTTTGTCGCATGTAGAGCACTTTCTCAAAGAAACAGTGACCCAAGTAAAGCTTCACGCCCTTGGGACAGT AATCGTGATGGATTTGTTATGGGAGAAGGAGCTGGAGTTCTACTTCTGGAAGAACTTGAACATGCCAAG GGAAGAGGTGCAAATATTTATGCAGAGTTTTTGGGTGGAAGCTTTACTTGTGACGCTTATCACATGACAGAGCCACATCCACAAG GAACTGGTGTCATCCTGTGCATAGAGAAGGCTTTGTCTCAGTCTGGGGTGTCTAGGGGAGATGTAAACTATATTAACGCACATGCTACATCCACACCCGCAGGAGACCTTAAGGAATATCAAGCTCTTGTTCATTGTTTTGGCGAGAACCGAGAG TTACGTGTGAACTCTACAAAATCCATGATTGGCCATCTGCTAGGAGCAGCTGGGGGTGTTGAAGCTGTTGCTACCGTTCAG GCTATAAGGACAGGATGGgttcatccaaacatcaatcTTGAAAACCCAGATGATGACGTG GACACTAAACTGTTGGTTGGCCCGGAGAAAGAACGACTTCATATTAAAATAGCTTTGTCCAACTCGTTTGGATTTGGTGGGCACAACTCTTCAATATTGTTCGCTCCATACAAGTGA
- the LOC140009480 gene encoding uncharacterized protein has translation MEGIEMDDPQFPHDDVCAEILSQFGDAANEHHLHVCTAIGAMTLELKEQNLPLKPLSYFCATCSSLHRLSSASETETPGHLVDALITILSVVTGKSNNAVLRKKFGYLSDLLIRILRVKSVGPNGIVPGLKCVSHLLAAAKEKFSWSDMAQLYGVLVACITDDRTKVRKQAHACLREVLILYRMSPLHAALLTPASEAILKVFERSLLLAGGSNSNVSEVPRGAQEVLYVLDALKVCLPCMSGKSSTNILKNFKSLLDLKQPLLTRRITDCLNAICLNPPGEVSPEALLDLLCSLATSVSSNETSAESMTFTARLLDVGIRKVYSLNRHICVVKLPIVFNALSDILASEHEEAVLAAMHAYKSLIDACVDEKLVKQGVDQVMSNARQSVPTIIEKVCAIVGRLVDYNFSAVWDVSLQVISAMFYKLGQYASYFLSGTLQSLADMQKLPDEDFPFRKQLHECVGSALRAMGPETFLSILPLKLDSEVLTEANLWLFPILKQYIVGARLSFFTESILPMIGAMSRKSALLEREGKVYSARSIDGIVYSLWSLLPSFCNYPQDTAESFRDLEKALCSALREEPDVWGIICSSLQILVQQNRGHLEGKEDMSIFDLSVPEQRAIALYNPQVAADNLSVLRSSARELLSVMSGVFLKAPKDISGSIQSTIGELASVSEKEVVARFFRTTMQKLLKVTQEASKAENFRNSKSMQVDDISGESSVSTARAQLFELAVSLLPGLDAKEIDLLFIAIKPGLKDVEGLIQKKCYKVLSIILRNSDEFISRKLEELLNLMIEVLPYCHFSAKRHRLDCLYFLIVHMSKDLSGQNQRDIISSFLTEIVLALKEVNKRTRNRAYDILVQIGHIYGDEDKGGRKEDLHQFFNMVAGGLAGETPQMISAAVKGLARLAYEFSDLVSVTYTVLPSMFLLLQRKNKEIIKASLGLLKVLVAKSQVEWLQTHLKGMVEGLLNWQDSRKNHFKAKVKMLFEMLIKKCGLEAVKEVMPEEHVKLLTNIRKIKERKERKLASNSEESRSHQSKATTSRRSKWNHTRIFSDFDAEGSENSDTDFMDVKTLNGRKMDTSSVSKSKASSHRTRKATKGLQEDLLDQVDDEPLDLLDRQKTRSALRSSKHLKRKPELDDELEIDAEGRLIIHEGDKKQKTKRNVSSDPDTDEKSHADSHLSINSRNTQKRRKTSESGWAYTGNEYSSKKAGGDLKRKDKLEPYAYWPLDRKMLSRRPEHKAAARKGMASVVKLTKKLEGRSVSSALSMKAVKLKKHKKKDGQKKTR, from the exons ATGGAAGGCATTGAAATGGACGACCCCCAATTCCCACACGATGACGTATGCGCTGAAATTCTCTCACAATTCGGCGACGCTGCAAACGAGCATCACCTCCACGTATGCACGGCCATCGGTGCAATGACGCTGGAGTTAAAGGAACAAAATCTCCCGCTCAAACCCCTCTCCTACTTCTGCGCCACCTGTTCTTCTCTCCACCGCCTCTCTTCGGCATCCGAAACGGAAACTCCCGGCCACCTCGTTGATGCCCTAATTACGATTTTGTCTGTCGTCACTGGGAAGTCTAATAACGCGGTTCTGAGGAAGAAATTTGGTTACTTGTCGGACCTTTTGATTCGGATTCTTCGGGTCAAGTCGGTTGGTCCCAATGGGATTGTTCCGGGTCTGAAGTGCGTCTCGCATTTGTTGGCTGCAGCAAAGGAGAAATTCAGCTGGTCTGATATGGCTCAGCTTTACGGAGTTCTAGTTGCTTGCATAACCGATGATAGAACAAAG GTAAGAAAGCAGGCACATGCATGTCTACGTGAAGTCTTGATATTGTATCGTATGTCTCCACTGCATGCTGCATTGCTGACACCAGCTAGTGAAGCCATATTGAAAGTTTTTGAACGGTCTCTTCTGCTAGCTGGAGGATCCAATTCAAACGTTTCTGAAGTCCCCAGAGGAGCACAGGAGGTTCTGTATGTTCTTGATGCTCTGAAAGTTTGTCTCCCTTGCATGTCTGGAAAGTCTTCAACCAACATCTTGAAGAACTTCAAATCTCTCTTGGATTTAAAACAACCTCTTCTCACTAGGCGAATAACAGATTGTCTGAATGCAATTTGTCTCAACCCACCTGGAGAAGTTTCCCCTGAAGCCCTTCTTGACCTTTTATGCTCCTTGGCAACTTCAGTCTCTTCAAATGAAACATCTGCTGAGAGCATGACATTTACAGCTCGATTGTTAGATGTTGGGATAAGAAAAGTTTATTCTCTTAACAGGCATATTTGTGTTGTTAAGCTTCCTATTGTATTCAATGCCCTCAGTG ATATTTTGGCTTCTGAACACGAGGAGGCTGTATTAGCAGCAATGCATGCATACAAGAGCCTGATAGATGCATGCGTTGATGAAAAGTTGGTCAAACAGGGTGTCGACCAGGTTATGTCAAACGCAAGGCAATCTGTGCCAACTATCATTGAAAAGGTGTGTGCAATTGTTGGAAGATTAGTTGACTATAATTTCTCTGCTGTCTGGGATGTGTCATTACAAGTTATCTCAGCAATGTTCTATAAATTAG gCCAATATGCATCATATTTTTTAAGTGGTACACTTCAGAGCTTGGCAGATATGCAAAAGTTGCCAGATGAGGACTTCCCATTCAGAAAACag CTGCATGAATGTGTTGGATCTGCACTTCGCGCAATGGGACCTGAAACATTTTTGAGCATTTTACCACTCAAGTTGGATTCTGAAGTCCTAACTGAGGCGAATCTTTGgttatttccaattttgaagCAATATATTGTTGGTGCTCGGTTAAGCTTCTTTACTGAGTCAATTTTACCCATGATTGGAGCCATGTCACGAAAGTCAGCATTG CTTGAACGAGAAGGAAAAGTTTATTCAGCTAGGAGTATAGATGGAATTGTATACTCCTTGTGGTCCTTGCTGCCATCTTTTTGCAATTACCCTCAAGATACGGCTGAGAGCTTTAGGGATCTGGAGAAAGCACTTTGTTCTGCGCTTCGTGAAGAACCTGATGTTTGGGGCATAATATGCTCCAGTTTGCAAATCCTTGTTCAGCAGAATAGGGGACATCTGGAAGGAAAAGAGGACATGTCCATCTTTGACCTAAGTGTTCCAGAACAACGAGCAATTGCACTTTACAATCCACAAGTTGCAGCCGATAATTTAAGTGTCTTGAGGTCCTCTGCTCGCGAATTGTTATCTGTTATGTCGGGAGTCTTCTTGAAAGCTCCCAAAGATATTAGTGGCTCTATACAG AGTACAATAGGAGAGCTTGCTTCTGTGTCAGAAAAAGAGGTAGTTGCAAGGTTCTTTAGGACCACAATGCAGAAGCTTTTGAAGGTGACTCAAGAGGCAAGTAAAGCGGAAAACTTTAGAAACTCCAAATCGATGCAGGTTGATGACATTTCTGGTGAAAGCTCGGTGTCAACAGCAAG GGCACAGTTATTTGAACTGGCCGTTTCACTTTTGCCTGGCTTGGATGCCAAAGAAATTGATCTTCTATTTATTGCTATAAAGCCTGGATTAAAG GATGTTGAGGGCTTAATTCAAAAGAAGTGTTACAAAGTTCTTTCCATTATTCTCCGG AACTCAGATGAATTTATTTCGAGAAAGCTTGAAGAGCTGCTTAATCTGATGATTGAGGTTCTTCCTTATTGTCATTTCTCGGCCAAGCGTCATAGGCTTGACTGTCTGTATTTCTTGATTGTCCATATGTCAAAG GATTTATCTGGGCAGAATCAGCGTGACATCATCTCTTCTTTCCTGACTGAAATAGTTCTTGCACTGAAAGAG GTcaataaaagaacaagaaatagAGCATATGATATTCTGGTTCAAATTGGACACATATATGGGGATGAAGATAAAGGGGGCAGAAAAGAAGACCTGCACCAGTTTTTTAACATG GTTGCTGGAGGATTGGCTGGAGAGACCCCTCAAATGATTAGTGCAGCTGTGAAGGGTTTAGCTCGCTTGGCTTATGAGTTTAGCGATCTTGTTTCTGTTACTTATACAGTTCTTCCATCCATGTTTCTCCTCCTCCAGAGAAAGAACAAGGAAATAATCAAG GCTAGTCTAGGATTGTTGAAAGTGCTGGTCGCTAAGTCCCAGGTTGAATGGTTGCAAACACACTTAAAAGGAATGGTGGAGGGCCTATTGAATTGGCAAGATAGCAGGAAGAACCATTTCAAAGCAAAG GTTAAAATGCTATTTGAAATGCTTATCAAAAAATGTGGTTTGGAGGCTGTTAAAGAAGTCATGCCTGAAGAACACGTGAAACTTCTTACCAACATAAGAAAG ATTAAGGAGCGCAAGGAAAGGAAACTTGCTTCCAACTCCGAGGAATCCAGATCTCATCAGTCAAAAGCTACTACATCcag GCGGAGTAAATGGAATCATACCAggatattttctgattttgatgCTGAAGGAAGTGAGAACAGTGATACCGATTTCATGGATGTGAAGACACTTAATGGCCGGAAGATGGACACGTCATCAGTGTCAAAATCCAAAGCATCGTCACATAG GACGCGTAAAGCTACCAAGGGCTTGCAGGAAGACTTGCTTGACCAAGTAGATGATGAACCACTCGATCTGCTGGATCGACAAAAGACAAGATCGGCTCTTCGATCATCCAAGCATCTAAAAAGAAAACCTGAATTGGACGATGAGTTAGAAATAGATGCTGAAGGACGGTTGATTATCCACGAAGGTGATAAGAAACAGAAGACAAAAAGAAATGTGTCATCTGACCCTGACACAGATGAAAAGAGCCATGCAGATAGTCATTTGTCAATAAATTCACGAAATACCCAGAAGCGAAGGAAGACATCCGAGTCTGGGTGGGCTTACACTGGTAATGAGTATTCAAGCAAGAAGGCTGGTGGGGATTTGAAGAGGAAGGATAAACTTGAGCCGTATGCTTATTGGCCACTTGACCGCAAGATGTTGAGCCGGAGGCCTGAGCACAAGGCTGCCGCAAGAAAAGGCATGGCTAGTGTGGTGAAGCTGACAAAGAAGCTCGAAGGTAGGAGTGTCTCAAGTGCACTTTCCATGAAGGCAGTAAAATTGAAGAAGCATAAGAAGAAGGATGGCCAGAAGAAGACTAGGTAG